The following are encoded in a window of Corynebacterium marinum DSM 44953 genomic DNA:
- the cmrA gene encoding mycolate reductase (Catalyzes the final step in mycolic acid biosynthesis.), protein MTLPSPSPQTHALVTGASQGIGMAMARDLASMGHNLIVVARREAVLKDFAAELEAAHGVDVEVFAADLSKHDEVTRLIGLIDAREVSILINSAGIATFGPLVKQDWDHEVDQFNLNATAVFRLTRAVLGGMIERKSGAICNVGSAAGNVPIPNNATYVFTKAGVNAFTEALHYELKGTGVTCTLLAPGPVRDAVVPEDQKSIVDRVVPDFLWTTYDSCSRETLEGMSKNQRRVVPGPLSKAMNIISKAAPTGLIAPLVGKFYSRMGE, encoded by the coding sequence ATGACTCTCCCCTCCCCCAGCCCGCAGACTCATGCGCTCGTCACGGGCGCCAGCCAGGGCATCGGCATGGCCATGGCGCGCGACCTCGCGTCGATGGGCCACAACCTGATCGTGGTCGCCCGCCGAGAGGCGGTGCTCAAGGACTTCGCCGCCGAGCTCGAGGCCGCCCACGGCGTGGACGTCGAGGTGTTCGCGGCCGACCTGAGCAAGCACGACGAGGTCACCCGCCTCATCGGGCTCATCGACGCCCGCGAGGTCTCCATCCTCATCAACTCCGCCGGCATCGCCACCTTCGGCCCGCTGGTCAAGCAGGACTGGGACCACGAGGTCGATCAGTTCAACCTCAACGCCACCGCCGTCTTCCGCCTCACCCGCGCCGTCCTGGGCGGCATGATCGAGCGGAAGTCGGGCGCAATCTGCAACGTCGGTTCGGCGGCCGGCAACGTGCCCATCCCCAACAACGCCACCTACGTGTTCACCAAGGCCGGCGTCAACGCCTTCACCGAGGCGCTGCACTACGAGCTCAAGGGCACGGGCGTGACCTGCACCCTGCTGGCCCCCGGTCCGGTCCGCGACGCCGTGGTCCCGGAGGACCAGAAGTCCATCGTCGACCGGGTCGTCCCCGATTTCCTGTGGACCACCTACGACTCCTGCTCCCGCGAGACACTCGAGGGCATGTCCAAGAACCAGCGCCGCGTGGTCCCCGGACCGCTGAGCAAGGCGATGAACATCATTTCAAAGGCCGCGCCGACGGGGCTCATCGCTCCGCTGGTGGGCAAGTTCTACTCCAGGATGGGTGAATAA
- a CDS encoding IS1380-like element ISCli1 family transposase, giving the protein MQLSHTPAALSISFDDPNLVSAAGLVPAMRLADTAGLSTLAQHRMSIAGDKGANAGAKISSLVAGMVAGADSIDDMDLLRHGGMNRLFTRIYAPSTLGSFLRAFTFGHVRQLDAVASRFLINLADQSPGLVPAPPAATSGYVFVDVDDTIIEVHGHQKQGAGFGYSGVRGLNALLATVTTTESAPVVVAQRLRRGSCGSARGAGRLIADAITTTRRLPAMAQQKILVRADSAFYGRPSIHAALTAGADVSITARMTPNIQNAIATIPDTSWETIEYTDALFDEDTQTWISSAEVAEVPFIAFASKKAADQVPGRLVVRRIPELNKKNIDQPGLFDLHRFHAVFTTADPDLLGTVAADKTHRQHAVIEQVNADLKNSALAHMPSGVFTANAAWLVVAVMAFNLTRAAGTIAAGALARATTATIRRRIVMVAARIARRARRLVLHLPQGWKWEPQWRKLFEHGHSPPAVVSS; this is encoded by the coding sequence GTGCAACTATCTCACACTCCCGCGGCACTCTCTATTTCATTCGATGACCCCAACCTCGTGTCGGCCGCCGGCTTGGTCCCAGCCATGCGCCTGGCCGACACTGCTGGCCTGTCGACCCTGGCACAGCACAGGATGAGTATCGCAGGCGACAAGGGTGCCAACGCCGGGGCGAAGATCTCCTCACTGGTCGCAGGCATGGTCGCCGGTGCCGACTCGATTGACGACATGGACCTGTTGCGCCACGGCGGCATGAACCGACTCTTTACCCGGATCTACGCGCCGTCGACCCTGGGATCCTTCCTCCGGGCCTTCACCTTCGGGCACGTGCGCCAGTTGGATGCCGTGGCCTCCCGCTTCCTGATCAACCTGGCTGACCAGTCACCGGGCCTGGTACCCGCACCCCCAGCTGCCACCAGCGGGTATGTCTTCGTCGATGTCGACGACACCATCATCGAAGTCCACGGCCACCAGAAACAAGGCGCCGGCTTCGGCTACTCCGGTGTCCGTGGGCTCAATGCTCTGCTGGCGACGGTCACCACGACAGAGTCTGCCCCGGTGGTCGTAGCCCAGCGCCTGCGCCGAGGGTCCTGTGGTTCGGCGCGTGGGGCAGGCCGGTTGATTGCCGATGCCATCACCACCACCCGACGCCTACCCGCCATGGCCCAGCAGAAAATCCTCGTACGCGCGGACTCCGCTTTCTACGGCCGGCCCAGCATCCACGCAGCACTCACCGCCGGTGCGGATGTGTCCATCACCGCGCGGATGACGCCCAACATCCAGAACGCGATTGCCACGATCCCGGACACGTCCTGGGAAACAATTGAGTACACCGACGCGCTCTTTGATGAGGACACCCAGACCTGGATCTCCTCAGCGGAAGTCGCGGAAGTCCCCTTCATCGCGTTTGCGTCGAAGAAGGCAGCTGATCAGGTTCCCGGTCGGCTGGTGGTGCGCCGGATCCCGGAGTTGAACAAGAAGAATATCGATCAGCCGGGCCTGTTTGATCTGCACCGCTTCCACGCGGTATTCACCACCGCCGACCCAGACCTGCTGGGTACCGTGGCCGCGGACAAGACCCACCGGCAGCATGCGGTCATCGAGCAGGTCAACGCCGATCTGAAGAACAGTGCGCTGGCGCATATGCCTTCAGGTGTGTTCACCGCGAACGCGGCGTGGTTGGTGGTGGCGGTCATGGCCTTCAACCTCACCAGGGCTGCCGGGACCATCGCGGCCGGGGCACTGGCCAGGGCTACGACTGCGACGATCCGGCGTCGGATCGTCATGGTGGCGGCCCGCATTGCTCGTAGGGCACGACGGTTGGTCCTGCACCTACCGCAGGGCTGGAAATGGGAGCCGCAGTGGCGGAAGCTGTTCGAGCACGGTCACTCGCCACCGGCTGTTGTTTCTTCCTGA
- a CDS encoding IS1249 family transposase produces MSTKRGSGPTDTRRVHDQLFIDGTYFNTTCLLVVCTAEHVVAWHWCTREDSDSYTRLFDQIPAPLIVTTDGQQGALKAIRDTWPQATIQRCIVHVKRNIQTHVTLRPQLPAGKALRQLSLKLLRVTTPEQAATWLVLLQQFHGVYGPWLNEKTYKADVPADQVPAFARTNKAWWFTHHRHRRAYKLLEKLATSGHLFTFLTPPEGVTTPVKATTNCLEGGVNAQIKALARHHRGMFDEHQRIAVDWWLYTHTQLPDDPISIARQQQWGKVGLAKVTDLINQQQPDVGREDGRPATYDTGIDATPTNSMGIRRGWLGR; encoded by the coding sequence GTGTCCACTAAACGGGGGTCAGGCCCGACCGATACCCGCCGCGTCCACGACCAGCTGTTCATCGACGGCACCTACTTCAACACCACGTGCCTGCTGGTGGTGTGCACCGCCGAACACGTCGTGGCCTGGCACTGGTGCACCCGGGAGGACTCCGACAGCTACACCCGCCTGTTCGACCAGATCCCAGCCCCGTTGATTGTGACCACCGACGGCCAACAAGGAGCGCTCAAAGCCATCAGGGACACCTGGCCACAGGCCACCATCCAGCGCTGCATCGTGCACGTCAAACGCAACATCCAGACCCACGTCACCCTCCGCCCCCAGCTACCGGCCGGCAAGGCACTACGACAGCTGTCGCTGAAACTTCTACGGGTGACCACGCCCGAACAGGCCGCCACCTGGCTGGTGCTGCTGCAGCAGTTCCACGGCGTCTACGGCCCCTGGTTGAACGAGAAGACCTACAAGGCAGATGTCCCTGCCGACCAGGTCCCGGCGTTCGCACGCACCAACAAGGCCTGGTGGTTCACCCACCACCGACACCGCCGCGCCTACAAACTGCTGGAGAAACTAGCCACCAGCGGTCACCTGTTCACCTTCCTCACCCCACCGGAAGGGGTCACCACCCCGGTCAAGGCGACGACCAACTGCCTGGAAGGCGGGGTCAACGCGCAGATCAAGGCGTTGGCGCGTCACCACCGCGGCATGTTCGATGAACATCAACGCATCGCGGTGGACTGGTGGCTGTACACCCATACGCAGCTGCCTGACGACCCGATCAGCATCGCCAGGCAGCAGCAGTGGGGCAAGGTCGGACTCGCCAAAGTCACCGACCTGATCAACCAGCAGCAGCCTGACGTCGGCCGTGAAGACGGTCGACCGGCTACCTATGACACCGGTATCGATGCCACACCGACGAACTCTATGGGCATCCGCCGCGGTTGGCTAGGTAGATAA
- a CDS encoding cytochrome c oxidase assembly protein, which produces MSAPQITAEVREATASISKGSRVRPTWPLYLLFFAVAGLVGATISFGLLTDSLVALGIPDPGPVTTWGLPFFRAVGWMLAALSVGSFMFSAFYISPKVPDNDNSRLVRAPLTVDGDIAARTGAFSALSFGLIALLMIPLVLSDVSGTPFKDALALEMWGVAINQVSTAQAWAVVAGFSLVVGLGGLVFRKWIAQPLLLVGAILMIVPLGMEGHAAAGGAHDYGTNSYLWHLVGMMIWVGGLLALIAHGRRLGPDMELGLRRYSRIALFAIIVMTVSGLVNAAVRVEWSDWLTTTYGYILVAKTVGLLALGFLGWAHRSVTIPRIGSQPRMFLRFAVVEALVMAAVTGVAITMGRTPPPPPRDPNLSQMAIQMGYDLYEKPTLANVFTMWRFDVMFGTIAILITAGYLYGVWRVRRRGGQWPWLRTAAWLAGTLSLLVTTSSGLGMNMPATYSMHMIVHMILSMVVPLFLALGGPLSLIMAAYDPGEPGRPSPHDWVVAITRAPLLKFLTHPLVNTLQFLFFFYVLYIFIPFYELMISEHAGHLSMNWVFLLSGYLYFWELVGPDPVPVKRPTAIRLAWLVGSMPFHLFAGIYLMQLTTIMGEEFYLSLGLPWELNLLEDQRVGGGIGWASGSFPLGLVFFLLFLGWRRDDRVTEVEYDKRVESGESDEYEVYNEMLARMAEGRGGYPGQEEGEFRKR; this is translated from the coding sequence ATGTCAGCACCGCAGATCACGGCAGAAGTTCGGGAAGCGACGGCGTCGATAAGCAAGGGGAGCAGGGTGCGGCCGACATGGCCGCTCTACCTGCTGTTTTTTGCTGTCGCGGGGCTGGTGGGCGCGACGATCTCCTTCGGTCTGCTCACGGACTCCCTGGTGGCGCTGGGGATCCCGGATCCGGGCCCGGTGACCACCTGGGGGCTGCCGTTCTTCCGTGCCGTGGGATGGATGCTCGCGGCGCTGTCGGTGGGTTCCTTCATGTTCTCGGCGTTCTACATTTCGCCGAAGGTGCCGGACAATGACAATTCGCGGCTGGTCCGGGCCCCGCTGACGGTCGACGGCGACATCGCGGCGCGGACGGGCGCGTTCTCCGCGCTGAGCTTCGGGCTGATCGCGCTGCTGATGATTCCGCTGGTGCTCTCGGACGTGTCGGGAACGCCGTTCAAGGATGCGTTGGCGCTGGAGATGTGGGGCGTGGCGATCAACCAGGTGTCCACCGCGCAGGCGTGGGCCGTGGTGGCGGGCTTCTCCCTGGTGGTCGGCCTCGGGGGCCTGGTCTTCCGCAAGTGGATCGCGCAGCCGCTGCTGCTGGTCGGCGCGATCCTGATGATCGTCCCGCTGGGCATGGAGGGCCACGCCGCGGCCGGCGGCGCGCACGACTACGGCACGAACTCCTACCTGTGGCACCTGGTGGGGATGATGATCTGGGTGGGCGGTCTGCTGGCGCTGATCGCCCACGGCCGGCGGCTCGGCCCGGACATGGAGCTGGGGTTGCGCCGCTATTCCCGGATCGCGCTGTTCGCCATCATCGTGATGACCGTGTCGGGTCTGGTCAACGCGGCGGTGCGGGTGGAGTGGTCCGACTGGTTGACCACCACGTACGGCTACATCCTGGTGGCGAAGACAGTCGGGCTGCTGGCGCTGGGTTTCCTGGGGTGGGCGCACCGGTCGGTGACCATCCCGCGGATCGGTTCGCAGCCGCGGATGTTCCTGCGTTTCGCGGTCGTGGAGGCGCTGGTCATGGCTGCGGTGACGGGCGTGGCCATCACGATGGGCCGCACCCCACCGCCCCCGCCGCGGGACCCGAACCTCTCGCAGATGGCCATCCAGATGGGCTACGACCTCTACGAGAAGCCCACCCTGGCCAACGTGTTCACGATGTGGCGTTTCGACGTCATGTTCGGCACCATCGCCATCCTCATCACCGCCGGATACCTCTACGGCGTGTGGCGCGTCCGCCGCCGGGGCGGGCAGTGGCCGTGGCTGCGCACCGCGGCATGGCTGGCCGGCACTCTCTCGCTGCTCGTGACCACCAGCTCCGGCCTGGGCATGAACATGCCGGCGACCTACTCCATGCACATGATCGTGCACATGATCCTGTCAATGGTGGTGCCGCTGTTCCTGGCGCTCGGTGGCCCGCTCTCGCTGATCATGGCGGCCTACGATCCGGGCGAGCCCGGCCGGCCCTCCCCGCACGACTGGGTGGTGGCGATCACCCGGGCTCCGCTGCTGAAGTTCCTCACCCACCCGCTGGTGAACACGCTGCAGTTCCTGTTCTTCTTCTATGTGCTCTACATCTTCATCCCGTTCTACGAGCTGATGATCTCCGAGCACGCCGGCCACCTGTCGATGAACTGGGTGTTCCTGCTCTCCGGTTACCTGTATTTCTGGGAGCTGGTCGGGCCGGACCCCGTTCCGGTGAAGCGCCCCACCGCGATCCGTCTCGCGTGGCTGGTGGGCTCCATGCCCTTCCACCTGTTCGCGGGCATCTACCTCATGCAGCTGACCACCATCATGGGCGAGGAGTTCTACCTGAGCCTGGGGTTGCCGTGGGAGCTGAACCTGCTGGAGGACCAGCGGGTCGGCGGCGGCATCGGCTGGGCCTCGGGGTCCTTCCCGCTGGGGCTGGTCTTCTTCCTGCTCTTCCTGGGCTGGCGCCGCGATGACCGGGTCACCGAGGTCGAGTACGACAAGAGGGTCGAGTCCGGCGAGTCCGATGAATACGAGGTCTACAACGAGATGCTCGCTCGCATGGCCGAGGGACGCGGCGGGTATCCCGGACAGGAAGAAGGGGAATTCCGCAAGCGCTGA
- a CDS encoding IS1380 family transposase, with amino-acid sequence MRIIIRVEHPASGAQLRITDVDGRRVQAFVTNQPGHANRLDVIHRARGRCEQRIRDLKDCGLGKLPHEGFRMNQVWCHVAVLSLSLITWAGLITAADGDAARQRSRWWVWEPKTLRARMLSIAAVVVRHARQVILRCDAAAPHRELLEHGLSRIRQSV; translated from the coding sequence ATGCGGATCATCATCCGCGTGGAGCATCCTGCCTCTGGTGCGCAGCTGCGCATCACCGACGTGGACGGCCGCCGTGTGCAGGCCTTTGTCACCAACCAGCCCGGGCATGCCAACAGGTTGGATGTCATCCACCGGGCACGAGGTCGGTGTGAGCAACGGATCCGGGATCTCAAGGACTGTGGGTTGGGGAAACTCCCGCACGAAGGCTTCCGGATGAATCAGGTGTGGTGTCACGTGGCGGTGCTGAGTCTGAGCCTGATCACCTGGGCCGGGTTGATTACCGCTGCCGATGGTGATGCTGCCCGCCAGCGGTCGCGGTGGTGGGTATGGGAGCCGAAGACTCTACGGGCGCGGATGTTGTCGATCGCTGCTGTTGTGGTCCGTCACGCCCGGCAGGTCATCCTGCGGTGTGATGCCGCTGCACCGCACCGTGAGTTGTTGGAGCACGGTTTGTCCAGGATCAGACAGTCAGTCTGA
- a CDS encoding tyramine oxidase subunit B, translated as MTTTAPDTAITYLHLSEPEMIAAGVTDSARCVDVMEETLILLAQGDYRMAGQSANSHGSQINFPADPVHAGMPADGPDRRFMAMPAYLGGRFNATGVKWYGSNVDNRATGLPRSIHLFILNDTVTGAPKAIMSANLLSAYRTGAVPGVGVKHLALIDATTVGIIGPGVMSRTCFDSAIFQRPGIRHVKIKGRSAASTERAAGWLRAKYPQLESVEVVDSEQAAIEGSDILIAGTSTSPEGPAGFPYFKREWLKPGALVLAPAAARFDDRFLTSEEANLVIDYDGLYAEWFHENGPGVAYEDLFGIPGNRWWDMKEEGQIPAEKLVNIGDIAAGRLPGRTSDDQIFLYSVGGMPVEDVAWATEIYLNAMERGIGTELTLWDEPELA; from the coding sequence ATGACCACCACCGCCCCGGACACCGCCATCACCTACCTCCACCTGTCCGAGCCCGAGATGATCGCCGCCGGTGTCACCGACTCCGCCCGCTGCGTCGACGTCATGGAGGAGACGCTCATCCTCCTGGCGCAGGGCGACTACCGCATGGCCGGCCAGTCGGCGAACTCCCACGGCTCCCAGATCAACTTCCCCGCAGACCCGGTCCACGCCGGAATGCCCGCCGACGGCCCCGACCGCCGTTTCATGGCCATGCCCGCCTACCTGGGCGGACGCTTCAATGCCACCGGCGTGAAATGGTACGGCTCCAACGTGGACAACCGCGCCACCGGCCTGCCGCGCTCGATCCACCTGTTCATCCTCAACGACACTGTCACCGGCGCACCGAAGGCGATCATGTCCGCCAACCTGCTCTCCGCCTACCGCACCGGTGCCGTGCCCGGCGTCGGCGTCAAGCACCTCGCGCTTATCGACGCCACCACCGTCGGCATCATCGGCCCCGGCGTCATGTCCCGTACCTGCTTCGACTCCGCGATCTTCCAGCGCCCCGGCATCCGCCACGTGAAGATCAAGGGCCGCTCCGCTGCCTCCACCGAGCGCGCCGCCGGGTGGCTGCGGGCGAAATACCCGCAGCTCGAGTCCGTCGAAGTGGTCGACTCCGAGCAGGCCGCCATCGAGGGATCGGACATCCTCATCGCCGGCACCTCCACCTCCCCGGAAGGTCCGGCGGGATTCCCGTACTTCAAACGGGAGTGGCTCAAGCCCGGCGCCCTGGTGCTCGCCCCGGCGGCCGCGCGTTTCGACGATCGCTTCCTGACCTCGGAAGAAGCGAACCTGGTCATCGACTATGACGGCCTCTATGCCGAATGGTTCCACGAGAACGGGCCCGGGGTCGCCTACGAGGATCTCTTCGGGATCCCCGGCAACCGCTGGTGGGACATGAAGGAAGAGGGGCAGATTCCGGCGGAGAAGCTGGTAAACATCGGAGATATAGCCGCCGGGCGTCTCCCGGGCAGGACCAGCGACGACCAGATCTTCCTCTACTCCGTCGGAGGCATGCCCGTCGAAGACGTCGCCTGGGCGACGGAGATCTACCTGAACGCCATGGAGCGCGGGATCGGCACCGAACTCACGCTCTGGGACGAACCGGAACTGGCTTAA
- the orn gene encoding oligoribonuclease, whose protein sequence is MENNVAPKNDRLVWVDLEMTGLDPERHVIVEVAALITDANLNIIGEGVDLVVHATEEELAEMDAFVTNMHSTSGLTEQIRRSTVTMAEAETAVLALIAEHCSPEHPAPLAGNSIATDRAFIRQQMPRLDAALHYRMVDVSSIKELARRWFPKAYFCQPDKGLAHRALADIVESIRELDYYRRTVFVPSPGPDSAAAREQTAAVNEHYQQFL, encoded by the coding sequence ATCGAGAACAATGTCGCACCGAAGAACGACCGCCTCGTGTGGGTCGACCTCGAGATGACCGGCCTCGACCCGGAGCGCCACGTCATCGTCGAAGTCGCCGCCCTGATCACGGACGCCAACCTCAACATCATCGGCGAGGGCGTCGACCTGGTCGTCCACGCCACCGAGGAGGAGCTGGCGGAGATGGACGCCTTCGTCACCAACATGCACTCCACCTCCGGCCTGACAGAGCAGATCCGCCGCTCCACCGTGACCATGGCCGAGGCCGAGACGGCAGTCCTGGCGCTCATCGCCGAGCACTGCTCCCCCGAGCACCCCGCGCCGCTGGCCGGCAACTCCATCGCCACGGACCGCGCGTTCATCCGCCAGCAGATGCCGCGTCTCGACGCCGCCCTCCACTACCGCATGGTCGACGTCTCCTCCATCAAGGAACTCGCCCGCCGATGGTTCCCCAAGGCCTACTTCTGCCAGCCCGACAAGGGCCTCGCCCACCGGGCCCTGGCCGACATCGTCGAGTCCATCCGCGAGCTCGACTACTACAGGCGCACCGTTTTCGTCCCCTCCCCCGGGCCGGACTCCGCCGCAGCACGGGAGCAGACGGCCGCCGTCAACGAGCACTACCAGCAGTTTTTGTAA
- a CDS encoding ammonium transporter encodes MQAADIAWILTAIALVAIMFPGLAFLYGGMLGSGQVLNMFMMVMSSLAVATVVYVAVGHGLVVGDSVGGLGLIGNPGEWLFFGNAMADDGSGAALWGAFNILFAGISLALVASGAAGRMKFWAWLIFGAVWILVVYAPLAHWVFAFDDPDAGTVGGWLANRIGFHDFAGGTAIHMNAGAAGLALALVLGPRRGGPARPHNLPLTLFGAGMLMVGWLGFNGGTAGGANFTATYVVLTSLLAAGGGMLGFAVVEKLRNGRSTLLGLATGVIAGLVGITPAADAVNPFGAVAVGILAAAAAAWAITWKNRHGIDDSLDVFAVHGIAGIAGVLFVTFLGDDRAPAGIRGVLLGGEVSQIWREALAILVTLTWSFGVTWLLAKAMSLVIDIRISREEEDAGIDRAVHSEYGYDLRMTSAFGLSTRPAEDPADTVSDRRAAAPAPVVTTAQADLKEQK; translated from the coding sequence ATGCAAGCAGCGGATATCGCCTGGATCCTCACGGCAATTGCGCTCGTGGCGATCATGTTCCCCGGGCTGGCATTCCTCTACGGAGGGATGCTCGGGAGCGGGCAGGTACTGAACATGTTCATGATGGTGATGAGTTCCCTGGCGGTGGCCACGGTGGTCTACGTCGCCGTCGGCCACGGCCTCGTCGTGGGCGACTCGGTCGGCGGCCTGGGACTCATCGGAAACCCGGGGGAGTGGCTCTTCTTCGGCAACGCGATGGCCGACGACGGCTCGGGCGCCGCCCTGTGGGGCGCCTTCAACATCCTCTTCGCCGGGATCTCCCTGGCGCTGGTGGCTTCCGGAGCCGCCGGGCGCATGAAATTCTGGGCCTGGCTCATCTTCGGCGCCGTCTGGATCCTCGTCGTCTACGCCCCGCTCGCCCACTGGGTATTCGCCTTCGACGACCCGGACGCCGGCACCGTCGGTGGCTGGCTGGCCAACCGCATCGGCTTCCACGACTTCGCCGGCGGCACCGCCATCCACATGAACGCCGGCGCGGCGGGCCTGGCCCTCGCGCTCGTCCTCGGCCCGCGCCGGGGCGGCCCCGCCCGCCCGCACAACCTCCCCCTCACCCTCTTCGGGGCCGGCATGCTCATGGTCGGTTGGCTCGGCTTCAACGGCGGCACCGCCGGCGGCGCCAACTTCACCGCCACCTACGTCGTCCTGACCTCCCTGCTCGCGGCGGGCGGCGGCATGCTCGGGTTCGCGGTCGTCGAGAAGCTGCGCAACGGTCGATCGACCCTCCTCGGCCTGGCCACCGGCGTCATCGCGGGTCTGGTGGGCATCACCCCGGCCGCCGACGCGGTCAACCCCTTCGGGGCCGTCGCCGTCGGCATCCTCGCCGCGGCTGCCGCGGCGTGGGCCATCACCTGGAAGAACCGCCACGGCATCGACGACTCCCTCGACGTGTTCGCCGTCCACGGCATCGCCGGCATCGCCGGAGTCCTGTTCGTCACCTTCCTCGGCGACGACCGCGCACCGGCGGGCATCCGTGGCGTCCTCCTCGGCGGCGAGGTCAGCCAGATCTGGCGCGAGGCGCTGGCCATCCTGGTCACGCTCACCTGGTCTTTCGGCGTCACCTGGCTCCTGGCCAAGGCCATGAGCCTGGTCATCGACATCCGTATCTCCCGCGAGGAGGAGGACGCCGGCATCGACCGCGCCGTCCACTCCGAGTACGGCTACGACCTGCGCATGACCTCCGCCTTCGGGCTGAGCACGCGCCCCGCCGAGGATCCGGCGGACACCGTCTCCGACCGCCGCGCCGCCGCCCCCGCCCCCGTCGTCACCACCGCCCAGGCAGACCTGAAGGAGCAGAAATGA
- the solA gene encoding N-methyl-L-tryptophan oxidase, which yields MSTTRIAVIGLGTTGSMAAWQLSRIPGVEVTGFEQFGLCHSYGAFTGESRLFRTAYHEGSKYVPLLVRARELWEELGEASGRTLLHPFGCLTVGPEDGAPFQRMLDSIDTYDLPHERVTAKEMRRRYPGMDFRDDEAGIIDLLGGAMRPESAVLSAVEQARANGATIFENEKILRIEDDENVTITTAKRQVTVDKIVVTAGAWVRELVPQVVDLVEIRKLVLTWFLPHVLADFNPARLPCFIRDRDGFHVFGAPSVDGYSVKISGMDIWGGPEGPYIEECDLRLDRAKLSAFGARVAEMFPGVQPEPNRFSVHYDTFTSSRDPIIDVFGNAVVVTGLSGHGFKMAPALGEMLATLAVHGEAEYYHGDFAAASHEKLPVAG from the coding sequence ATGTCCACCACCCGCATCGCCGTCATCGGCCTGGGGACCACCGGGTCCATGGCCGCCTGGCAACTCAGCCGCATTCCCGGGGTCGAGGTCACCGGCTTCGAACAGTTCGGCCTGTGCCACAGCTACGGCGCCTTCACCGGGGAATCACGGCTCTTCCGCACCGCCTACCACGAGGGTTCCAAGTACGTGCCGCTCCTGGTGCGCGCCCGGGAACTGTGGGAGGAACTCGGCGAGGCCTCCGGCCGCACCCTCCTGCACCCGTTCGGCTGCCTGACGGTCGGCCCCGAGGACGGCGCCCCGTTCCAGCGCATGCTCGACTCCATCGACACCTACGACCTGCCCCACGAACGCGTCACGGCGAAGGAGATGCGCCGCCGTTACCCGGGCATGGATTTCCGGGACGACGAGGCAGGCATCATCGACCTGCTCGGCGGAGCGATGCGCCCGGAGTCGGCCGTACTCAGCGCCGTCGAACAGGCCCGCGCGAACGGCGCGACGATCTTCGAGAACGAGAAGATCCTGCGTATCGAGGACGACGAAAACGTCACCATCACCACCGCCAAACGGCAGGTGACCGTGGACAAGATCGTCGTCACCGCCGGCGCCTGGGTGAGGGAGCTCGTTCCACAGGTCGTGGACCTGGTGGAGATCCGGAAACTGGTACTCACCTGGTTCCTGCCCCACGTCCTGGCTGACTTCAACCCGGCACGCCTGCCCTGCTTCATCCGGGACCGCGACGGCTTCCACGTCTTCGGCGCCCCCAGCGTCGACGGCTACTCCGTCAAAATCTCCGGCATGGACATCTGGGGAGGGCCGGAGGGACCGTACATCGAGGAGTGCGATCTGCGCCTCGACCGCGCGAAGCTGTCCGCCTTCGGCGCCCGGGTGGCGGAGATGTTCCCGGGTGTCCAGCCCGAGCCGAACCGATTCAGCGTCCACTACGACACCTTCACCTCCTCGCGCGACCCGATCATCGACGTCTTCGGCAACGCCGTGGTGGTCACCGGCCTGTCCGGGCACGGCTTCAAGATGGCCCCGGCGCTGGGCGAAATGCTCGCGACCCTCGCCGTCCACGGCGAAGCCGAGTACTACCACGGTGATTTCGCCGCCGCCTCCCACGAGAAACTTCCGGTGGCGGGGTAG